One Peribacillus simplex NBRC 15720 = DSM 1321 genomic region harbors:
- a CDS encoding YhdB family protein: MRIADYDQALFHTHRSDWDSLLVLMVRTKDHFLSKKIEHFLHAYRFEHDYQIVQSQLYALLRYLDHAAEKTSDYLSELPS, from the coding sequence ATGAGGATTGCGGATTATGATCAGGCTTTGTTTCACACACACCGTTCTGATTGGGACAGCTTGTTAGTATTGATGGTTCGAACGAAAGATCACTTTCTTTCGAAAAAAATAGAACATTTTTTGCACGCTTACAGGTTTGAGCATGATTATCAAATTGTTCAATCCCAGTTGTATGCACTGCTTCGTTATCTGGATCATGCGGCAGAAAAAACAAGTGATTATTTAAGTGAACTTCCAAGCTAA
- a CDS encoding M14 family zinc carboxypeptidase, which translates to MRKIMVIGILVLLFFPEQSLAAEVYSPEQMEMDLQGIQKQYELDVQIIGKTEKGKNIKAVKLGKGKRSILLVGTHHGREWLSSILLMRMLEEYAAAYRAGKPVGEYRTESLDEVSIWFIPMLNPDGVSIQQGDLSHLNVLEKAAVWKMNRYSRDWSRWKANAKGIDLNRQYPAGWKEVMSHETKPTYQFYKGGKPLEAAEVKALTDFTKEVDPLIAVSYHTSGREIFWHYKNKRKNMARDYGIAKKTAELTGYELTFPEKEAVGSGFTDWFITEFHRPGMTIELSYLVDETNPPLTVFPEELKRNRLVGIMLVKEAKQLHNN; encoded by the coding sequence ATGAGAAAAATAATGGTAATTGGAATATTGGTGCTGCTTTTTTTCCCTGAACAATCGCTGGCGGCAGAAGTGTATTCCCCTGAACAGATGGAAATGGATCTGCAAGGAATCCAAAAGCAGTATGAACTGGACGTTCAAATAATCGGGAAAACTGAAAAGGGGAAAAATATAAAGGCAGTCAAGTTAGGAAAAGGAAAAAGATCGATTTTGCTAGTGGGAACACATCATGGACGGGAATGGCTTAGCTCCATACTTTTAATGCGCATGCTTGAAGAGTATGCAGCCGCCTATCGAGCGGGCAAACCTGTTGGAGAATATCGGACGGAATCATTGGATGAAGTGAGCATCTGGTTCATCCCGATGCTGAATCCAGATGGAGTCAGCATCCAGCAAGGAGATTTATCCCACCTAAATGTTCTTGAAAAGGCTGCAGTATGGAAAATGAACCGATATAGCAGGGATTGGTCCCGGTGGAAAGCCAACGCTAAAGGTATTGATTTAAATAGGCAGTATCCGGCTGGATGGAAAGAAGTCATGAGTCATGAAACGAAACCAACGTATCAATTTTATAAGGGCGGAAAACCATTAGAAGCAGCTGAAGTAAAAGCGCTTACGGATTTCACAAAGGAAGTCGATCCCCTTATTGCTGTTTCCTATCATACCTCAGGAAGGGAAATCTTTTGGCATTACAAAAATAAACGGAAAAATATGGCGAGGGATTATGGGATTGCGAAAAAGACTGCCGAATTGACTGGATATGAACTGACCTTTCCGGAAAAAGAAGCGGTAGGAAGCGGGTTTACGGATTGGTTCATAACTGAATTCCACCGCCCGGGAATGACGATCGAACTTAGTTATTTAGTGGATGAAACCAATCCGCCGTTGACTGTGTTTCCTGAGGAATTGAAGAGGAATCGATTAGTTGGAATCATGCTTGTAAAAGAAGCGAAGCAGCTGCATAACAACTGA
- a CDS encoding radical SAM/SPASM domain-containing protein, whose protein sequence is MRKFKKVYVEITNICNLKCNFCPSSSLQRTLKFMDPEGFTDVIKKIKPHTDHIYFHLMGEPFLNKNLGTFLDISAENDLKVNITTNGTLIQKVKDKLLSKKALRQVNISLHSFEANDTSNSLDSYVSNIADFINEANEKSEVICAIRLWNMDTDELKASNGLNDDILSMLEEKLSLDIRLSEALQQKNNIKLKDRVYINMAEKFEWPELDRDIIDENIFCYALRDQLGILVDGTVVPCCLDSEGKIPLGNIFETSLEDILNGERAKNMYDGFSRRCAVEELCKRCGYAKRHKK, encoded by the coding sequence ATGAGAAAGTTTAAGAAAGTTTATGTGGAAATTACGAATATATGTAATTTGAAGTGTAATTTTTGTCCAAGCTCCAGCTTGCAAAGGACCCTGAAATTCATGGATCCTGAAGGGTTTACGGATGTAATTAAGAAAATCAAACCACACACCGATCATATTTATTTTCATCTGATGGGTGAACCATTTTTAAATAAAAATTTGGGTACATTTCTGGATATCAGTGCTGAAAATGACCTGAAGGTTAATATTACAACGAACGGTACTTTGATTCAAAAGGTAAAAGACAAGCTGCTCTCCAAAAAAGCCCTTCGGCAGGTGAATATTTCACTTCATAGCTTTGAGGCAAACGATACGAGCAATAGTCTTGACTCTTATGTCAGTAATATTGCCGATTTCATAAATGAAGCAAATGAAAAGAGTGAAGTGATTTGTGCCATTCGTTTATGGAATATGGATACGGATGAATTAAAAGCGAGTAATGGCCTTAACGACGATATTCTTAGCATGTTGGAGGAGAAGCTTTCATTGGACATTCGCTTAAGTGAAGCTCTTCAGCAAAAGAATAATATTAAGTTGAAGGACCGGGTATATATAAACATGGCCGAAAAATTTGAGTGGCCGGAATTGGACCGTGACATTATCGATGAAAATATTTTCTGCTATGCTCTTAGAGATCAGTTAGGCATCTTGGTGGATGGTACAGTCGTACCATGTTGCTTGGACAGTGAAGGCAAAATACCGCTGGGAAATATATTCGAAACATCACTTGAAGACATTTTAAATGGTGAACGGGCGAAAAATATGTACGATGGTTTTTCAAGAAGATGTGCAGTTGAAGAATTATGTAAACGCTGTGGCTATGCAAAGCGTCATAAAAAATAA
- a CDS encoding NADPH-dependent FMN reductase, with translation MKLVIINGSPRKQGRTGIASRYISKKYGAELIDLSNSEIPLYSGEGEQYQLEVIQGLRKSIEEADGVILTTPEYHGSMSGALKNALDFLSSEQFTHKPVALLAVSGGGKGGINALNSMRTVGRSLYANVIAKQLVLDPHCFDYENDGLFEESAVLVEGMIEELKMYATAYATMKK, from the coding sequence ATGAAATTAGTAATCATTAATGGTTCACCACGTAAACAAGGGCGGACGGGGATAGCTTCACGCTACATATCCAAGAAATACGGAGCGGAACTTATTGATTTAAGCAATAGTGAAATCCCTTTATATTCAGGTGAAGGTGAGCAATATCAATTGGAAGTGATTCAAGGTCTTCGGAAAAGCATCGAGGAAGCTGATGGCGTAATTCTGACCACTCCGGAATATCATGGCTCCATGAGCGGTGCCTTGAAAAATGCCTTGGATTTTCTAAGCAGTGAACAATTCACGCATAAACCAGTAGCATTATTGGCTGTATCTGGCGGAGGAAAAGGCGGGATCAATGCCTTGAATTCCATGAGGACAGTGGGTCGAAGCCTTTATGCAAATGTGATCGCAAAACAATTAGTTCTGGATCCACATTGCTTCGATTACGAAAATGATGGTTTATTTGAAGAGTCTGCCGTACTTGTAGAAGGTATGATTGAAGAGCTTAAAATGTATGCAACTGCATATGCTACAATGAAAAAATAA
- a CDS encoding DUF3889 domain-containing protein: protein MKKVIVMLMGIFLIIQSGAISAQAQKPDYEKYGKIAIAVVQADYPEVEITDYEYKGRKTAAKNLVEDDFSFLIKDKGNEFHVIVTVQHDLKNEKLLSLKVTEQKGK, encoded by the coding sequence TTGAAAAAGGTCATCGTGATGTTAATGGGGATTTTTTTGATTATACAATCAGGGGCGATTTCAGCACAGGCCCAAAAACCCGATTACGAAAAATACGGAAAGATTGCGATTGCTGTAGTGCAGGCGGATTATCCTGAAGTTGAGATTACCGATTACGAATATAAAGGCAGAAAAACTGCAGCGAAAAATCTAGTCGAAGACGATTTCAGTTTTTTAATCAAGGATAAAGGAAATGAGTTCCATGTCATCGTGACCGTACAACATGATTTGAAAAATGAAAAATTACTTAGTTTGAAGGTCACAGAGCAAAAAGGAAAGTGA